A window of the Vigna angularis cultivar LongXiaoDou No.4 chromosome 3, ASM1680809v1, whole genome shotgun sequence genome harbors these coding sequences:
- the LOC108325085 gene encoding uncharacterized protein LOC108325085, whose product MKRTMPWSDDDESSSSHSDSEHDSEAGAENSKGKSRKQKSGVIDFEALRRHGYRGGPSVLKVPAPREGDESKQDWSWSSGKEKRAEKEIEESYEERQKTREAISQGEQLPAVLTRNDKKNLSFSQKEKRKRELGQASRGKNYVEEEKRLLRENGIYSGFDA is encoded by the exons ATGAAGAGGACTATGCCATGGAGTGACGATGACGAGTCATCATCTTCACATTCAGACTCTGAACATGATAGTGAAGCTGGAGCGGAAAACTCCAAAG GGAAATCTAGGAAGCAGAAAAGCGGTGTAATTGACTTTGAGGCTCTGAGGAGACATGGGTATAGAGGTGGACCTTCGGTCCTAAAAGTACCGGCACCCAGAGAAGGGGATGAGTCGAAGCAAGATTGGTCGTGGTCCAGTGGAAAAGAAAAGCGTGCAGAGAAGGAAATTGAAGAATCATATGAAGAGCGACAAAAAACAAGGGAGGCTATTTCCCAAGGAGAGCAGCTGCCAGCTGTCCTGACTAGGAATGACAAGAAGAATCTTTCTTTCTCTCAGAAggaaaagaggaagagagagcTGGGTCAAGCTAGCAGAGGCAAAAATTATGTTGAAGAAGAGAAGAGGCTGTTGAGAGAGAATGGTATCTATTCTGGTTTTGATGCTTGA